CCGGATCGAGGCGGAACAGCACCTGGCCCTTCTTGACCGGCTGGTTCTCGCTGACGTCGATCTCGATCACCCGTCCGGCGACGCTGGGACTGATCGCGGCCCGCGCCGACTGGACATAGGCGTCGTCGGTCGACTCGAACTTGCCGCCGGTCAGCACGAAGAAAGCGACGATACCCGCGATGATCACCGGAACGCTGATCATCAGCGGTCCACGCAGACGTTGGCCCATTGTACGCCGGCCGACCTGATAACCTTCCGCGTCGCTCACGCGCTGCTCCACGTCTTAAAGCGGCCGACGTTCGCGCCGGCCGCGCATCTCGCACAGAAAATAGGAAGAGCCGGGGAGGGCCTACCTTGACCGGAAATAGGGCTCCCACGGTCATGAGCAAAATGATATTCCGTCACGGAAATCATGAATGACGCGCATTTCAAAAACCTCGACCTCAATCTCCTGCGGGTGTTCGACGCCCTGCTGGAGGAGGAGAGCGCCACCCGGGCGGGCTCGAAGCTGGGGCTGACGCAGTCGGCCGTCAGTCATGCCCTGGGGCGCCTGCGCCTGACGCTGGGTGACGATCTGTTCGTGCGCGGGCCCTCCGGCCTTCAGGCGACCCCGCGCGCCGTGGAAATGGGCGGACCGATCCGGGCGGCGCTCAAGCTGCTGGAGGCCGCTGTCACGGTCCCGCGCTTCGACCCCGCGGTGGACGAGCGCGTCTTCCATATCAGCGCCAGCGCCTATCTCTGTTCGGTGCTGATGCCGGGCGTGGTGCGGCGAATCCAGACGGAGGCTCCGGGCGTCAAGCTACGCATCAGAGGCGTCGAAGGCTCGCTGGCCGAGGATCTCGATCACGGCCGTCTGGATCTGGTGATCGGCGGCTTCGAACATGTGGCCCCACGCTTCGCCTACACCCCACTGTTCACCGAGACGGCCGTCTGGGTCATCCGCGCCGACCATCCCGCCGCCCAGCACGAGATCACGCCGCAGATTCTGGCGGGCATTCCCCACCTGCTCGTCTCGGCCGGTCGCGAGATCGAGGAGACACGACGCGGGTCCCGGCGCGAACTGGGCTTGCGGAGGATCACCAGTTGGAGCGATGACTACGCCTTGCCCGCGACCACGGGTCTGGACAGTCCCGTCGCGGTGCCGGACGCGTCTTCGGCCCTGGTCATGGTCAGCCAGACGGACATGGCGGCTCTGCTGCCTCGGCGACTGGCCACCCTGGCAGCCGAGCGCGGAGCCGTGGTGCTGGTGGAGCCCAGCCGCCTGCCGGAACCGGCCCAGTTCGGCGCGGTGATCCG
The window above is part of the Caulobacter soli genome. Proteins encoded here:
- a CDS encoding LysR family transcriptional regulator, yielding MNDAHFKNLDLNLLRVFDALLEEESATRAGSKLGLTQSAVSHALGRLRLTLGDDLFVRGPSGLQATPRAVEMGGPIRAALKLLEAAVTVPRFDPAVDERVFHISASAYLCSVLMPGVVRRIQTEAPGVKLRIRGVEGSLAEDLDHGRLDLVIGGFEHVAPRFAYTPLFTETAVWVIRADHPAAQHEITPQILAGIPHLLVSAGREIEETRRGSRRELGLRRITSWSDDYALPATTGLDSPVAVPDASSALVMVSQTDMAALLPRRLATLAAERGAVVLVEPSRLPEPAQFGAVIRGGEAETGPVAWLMRVVAEVAAEL